The proteins below are encoded in one region of Candidatus Thiodiazotropha sp. LNASS1:
- a CDS encoding STAS domain-containing protein has product MSISSELSSDEKSVTIVVSGRFDFSTHQAFMQAYKAFPKGEKNYVVDLTNAEYLDSSAMGMLLQLREHSAKDTDGVILKNGNEAVQDVLRIANFGKLFVIQ; this is encoded by the coding sequence ATGTCCATATCCAGCGAGCTTTCCTCCGATGAAAAAAGCGTCACCATAGTGGTATCCGGGCGGTTTGATTTTTCCACCCATCAGGCGTTCATGCAGGCCTATAAGGCCTTTCCCAAAGGTGAGAAAAATTATGTGGTCGATCTGACCAATGCCGAGTATCTGGACAGTTCCGCGATGGGCATGCTACTGCAACTTCGTGAGCACAGTGCCAAAGATACCGACGGTGTGATTCTTAAAAACGGTAACGAGGCAGTGCAGGATGTGCTGCGAATAGCCAATTTCGGAAAATTATTCGTCATTCAGTAG
- the ggt gene encoding gamma-glutamyltransferase — protein MWSLIFLFFICFQLAAAERPGSAAIATAHPLATTVGHHLLRAGGNAFDAAVGVSAVLAVVEPYSSGIGGGGFWLLHRASDGFETMLDGRERAPLSADRDLYLDQAGKVIPNLSIDGALAAGIPGEPAALAHLARYYGRLSLADSLGPAIRLAREGFKVDSHYRRMAGWRLDVLRAHPASAEQFLQQGEVPVEGALIKQPDLAETLERIALHGADGFYKGETAQRLVDGVRAAGGIWSLEDLASYRVVERQPIVGRYRGLKITSAAPPSSGGIALMTMLNILQGFDLHAQDEPLRTHLLVEAMRRAYRDRADYLGDPDYVDIPVDALTHPWYAAGMARDIQLHRASSSVGNIPPAPEGQDTTHFSILDTEGNRVAATLSINYPFGSGFVVPGTGVLLNDEMDDFSASPGVPNVYGLVGGEANAIAGGKRMLSSMTPTFVEDDRRVAILGTPGGSRIITMVLLGILEMADGKGPNSWVERPRFHHQYLPDMIQFEPDAFGDSLKHQLTAMGHNLKPLDRQYGNMHAILWDKSEGKVEAASDPRGLGLARVVKTSSQNRE, from the coding sequence ATGTGGAGCCTTATTTTTCTCTTCTTCATCTGTTTTCAGCTGGCGGCGGCTGAAAGACCCGGGTCTGCCGCCATCGCGACGGCCCACCCGCTGGCCACCACAGTGGGCCATCATCTGTTGCGGGCTGGGGGGAATGCCTTCGACGCGGCGGTGGGCGTGAGTGCGGTATTGGCGGTGGTCGAACCCTACAGTTCGGGTATCGGTGGTGGTGGCTTTTGGTTATTGCATCGAGCCAGTGACGGTTTCGAGACCATGCTGGACGGTCGCGAACGGGCTCCCCTGTCAGCTGATCGCGATCTCTATCTGGATCAAGCGGGAAAGGTTATCCCGAATCTTTCGATCGATGGAGCGCTGGCGGCTGGTATCCCCGGTGAACCTGCTGCCCTGGCCCATTTGGCTCGGTACTATGGCCGCCTGTCGCTTGCCGACTCGCTGGGGCCGGCGATCAGATTGGCCAGGGAGGGATTCAAGGTCGACAGCCACTACCGCAGAATGGCAGGCTGGCGTCTGGATGTTTTGCGTGCCCATCCCGCTTCGGCCGAGCAATTTCTGCAGCAGGGTGAGGTGCCTGTGGAAGGTGCCCTGATCAAGCAGCCGGATTTGGCGGAGACCCTGGAAAGGATCGCCCTGCATGGGGCGGATGGTTTCTACAAGGGCGAGACTGCCCAACGCCTGGTGGATGGCGTGAGGGCGGCAGGCGGTATCTGGAGCCTCGAGGATCTGGCCAGCTACCGGGTGGTCGAACGGCAACCCATTGTCGGTCGCTATCGGGGATTGAAGATCACCAGCGCGGCGCCTCCCTCATCGGGGGGCATAGCCCTGATGACCATGTTGAATATCCTGCAGGGTTTCGATCTGCATGCCCAGGATGAACCGCTGCGCACCCACCTGCTGGTGGAGGCGATGCGACGCGCCTATCGGGATCGCGCCGACTACCTGGGTGATCCTGATTATGTCGACATCCCCGTGGATGCCCTGACGCATCCCTGGTATGCAGCCGGTATGGCACGCGATATTCAGCTTCACCGTGCCAGTTCGAGTGTGGGTAACATCCCACCTGCACCGGAGGGGCAGGACACCACCCACTTCTCCATACTTGATACGGAGGGAAACCGGGTGGCGGCCACCCTCAGCATCAACTATCCCTTCGGCTCAGGTTTCGTGGTGCCGGGTACCGGGGTGCTGTTGAATGATGAAATGGATGACTTCTCCGCCAGTCCCGGCGTGCCCAATGTGTATGGTTTGGTCGGAGGTGAGGCGAATGCCATTGCAGGTGGGAAACGTATGTTGTCGAGTATGACACCGACCTTCGTCGAGGATGATCGGCGGGTGGCGATTCTGGGAACCCCTGGTGGCAGCAGGATCATTACCATGGTGTTGCTGGGTATTCTGGAGATGGCTGACGGAAAGGGGCCGAACAGCTGGGTGGAAAGGCCACGTTTTCATCACCAATATCTGCCCGACATGATTCAATTCGAACCGGATGCATTCGGCGATTCTCTCAAGCATCAACTCACGGCAATGGGTCACAATCTAAAGCCTCTCGATCGCCAATACGGAAACATGCACGCGATATTGTGGGACAAGAGTGAGGGTAAGGTTGAAGCGGCATCCGATCCCCGAGGTCTGGGATTGGCCCGGGTAGTGAAGACGAGTTCTCAGAATAGAGAGTGA
- the ychF gene encoding redox-regulated ATPase YchF — MGFKCGIVGLPNVGKSTLFNALTKATIAAENYPFCTIDPNVGVVPLPDARLDVIASIVNPQAVIPTSMQFVDIAGLVAGASKGEGLGNKFLANIRETDAIAQVVRCFEDSDVVHVAGRVDPVSDVEVINTELGLADLESVEKALEKSVRQAKTGDKKILARKALLERVRDHLNEAKPVRSMELDDDEREELRDLFLLTIKPVLYIANVAEDGFTGNPHLDALFALAAGEGAEVVPVCAAIEAEIVELDEDERGEFLADLGLEEPGLNRVVRAGYKLLGLETYFTAGEKEVRAWTIPVSATAPQAAGVIHTDFERGFIRAEVVAYEDFVACKGEQGAREAGKLRSEGKEYVVEDGDVIHFRFNV, encoded by the coding sequence ATGGGATTCAAATGCGGTATCGTGGGTCTGCCGAATGTCGGTAAGTCAACCCTGTTCAATGCCTTGACCAAGGCTACAATCGCGGCGGAAAACTACCCCTTTTGCACCATCGATCCCAATGTCGGTGTGGTGCCCCTGCCGGATGCCCGCCTGGATGTGATCGCATCGATCGTCAACCCGCAAGCCGTCATCCCCACCAGTATGCAGTTCGTGGATATCGCGGGTCTGGTCGCCGGCGCGTCAAAAGGGGAAGGATTGGGGAATAAATTTCTCGCCAACATCCGCGAGACAGACGCCATCGCACAAGTGGTACGCTGTTTTGAGGATAGTGACGTGGTGCATGTGGCCGGTCGTGTCGATCCGGTCAGCGATGTGGAGGTTATCAATACCGAACTGGGCCTGGCTGATCTGGAGTCGGTTGAGAAAGCGCTTGAGAAAAGCGTCAGACAGGCCAAGACCGGTGACAAGAAGATATTGGCGCGTAAGGCCTTGCTGGAGAGGGTACGCGACCATTTGAACGAGGCGAAACCGGTTCGCAGCATGGAACTGGACGACGATGAAAGGGAGGAGCTCCGCGATCTGTTTCTGCTCACGATCAAACCGGTACTCTATATCGCCAACGTGGCGGAAGACGGTTTTACAGGCAATCCTCATCTGGATGCCTTATTCGCCTTGGCGGCTGGTGAAGGCGCGGAGGTGGTACCGGTTTGCGCCGCCATTGAAGCAGAAATAGTCGAGCTGGACGAAGACGAGCGAGGTGAGTTCCTGGCTGACCTGGGGCTGGAAGAACCGGGTTTGAACCGGGTGGTCAGGGCAGGTTACAAACTGTTGGGCCTGGAAACTTATTTCACCGCCGGCGAGAAAGAGGTGAGGGCCTGGACCATACCCGTAAGTGCCACGGCACCGCAGGCGGCCGGTGTCATCCATACCGATTTCGAGCGAGGCTTTATCCGTGCCGAGGTTGTGGCCTACGAGGATTTTGTCGCCTGTAAAGGGGAGCAAGGTGCGAGAGAAGCCGGTAAACTACGTTCCGAGGGCAAGGAATATGTGGTCGAGGATGGCGATGTCATCCACTTCCGATTTAACGTCTGA
- the coaD gene encoding pantetheine-phosphate adenylyltransferase encodes MITAVYPGTFDPITNGHSDLVRRASDLFDHVILAIAKNSGKNPAFDLDQRKNLVERVLNGVHNVEIRVFDNLLVDFVQECNANVILRGLRAVSDFEYEFQLAGMNRRLAPEIETLFLTPAEQFAFISSGLVREIASLGGDVTEFVHPDVQAALSKRFS; translated from the coding sequence ATGATAACTGCCGTTTATCCTGGAACATTCGACCCCATCACCAACGGTCACAGTGACCTGGTGAGGCGGGCATCCGATCTTTTTGATCATGTCATTCTGGCCATCGCTAAGAATAGCGGTAAAAATCCGGCGTTTGATCTGGATCAGCGAAAGAACCTGGTCGAAAGGGTATTGAATGGCGTACACAATGTTGAGATACGCGTATTTGACAATCTGTTGGTTGATTTCGTGCAGGAGTGCAATGCAAACGTGATTCTGCGAGGATTGCGCGCGGTCTCCGATTTCGAATACGAGTTCCAGTTGGCGGGTATGAATCGTCGCCTGGCGCCTGAAATCGAGACGCTGTTTCTTACCCCGGCTGAGCAATTTGCATTCATTTCATCCGGTTTGGTGAGAGAGATCGCCTCATTGGGCGGGGATGTCACAGAGTTTGTCCATCCGGATGTGCAGGCGGCCCTGAGTAAACGCTTCAGTTGA
- the ftsY gene encoding signal recognition particle-docking protein FtsY, with protein sequence MFGFGKRKKQELQGSTAPPPEEEKRSLFSRLQERLSRTRHNLTDGLANLLLGRKTIDDELLEELETLLLTADVGVEATSRIINDLTERVDRKELSDPQMLMQLLKQHLREILQACENPVSQRSGDKPLVMMMVGINGAGKTTTIGKLARKFQLDGESVMLAAGDTFRAAAVEQLQTWGERNQIPVIAQHTGADAASVVFDSLQAATSRNIDVLIADTAGRLHTKSNLMEELAKISRVMKKIDPEAPHEVLLVVDAGTGQNAVNQAMQFNQTVGLTGLVITKLDGTAKGGVVFAIADKVKVPIRFIGVGEAIDDLREFDPDEFVDALFEN encoded by the coding sequence ATGTTCGGATTTGGCAAACGCAAGAAGCAGGAACTGCAGGGTAGTACTGCCCCCCCGCCGGAAGAGGAGAAACGCAGTCTCTTTTCGAGACTGCAGGAGCGCCTCTCACGTACCCGCCATAACCTCACCGATGGACTGGCCAATCTGCTCCTTGGACGGAAGACCATCGATGATGAGCTGCTGGAGGAACTCGAGACCTTACTCCTCACTGCCGATGTGGGTGTCGAGGCAACCAGCCGTATCATTAACGATCTGACGGAACGGGTCGATCGCAAGGAGCTCAGCGATCCGCAAATGCTGATGCAGCTGTTGAAACAGCATCTCAGAGAGATTCTTCAGGCATGCGAAAATCCAGTTAGCCAACGCAGCGGTGACAAGCCTCTGGTGATGATGATGGTAGGCATCAATGGTGCTGGCAAGACCACTACCATTGGAAAGCTGGCACGTAAGTTTCAGTTGGATGGCGAATCCGTCATGCTCGCCGCCGGTGATACATTCCGCGCCGCCGCAGTGGAACAGCTGCAAACCTGGGGCGAGCGCAATCAGATCCCCGTGATCGCCCAGCATACGGGTGCCGATGCGGCTTCAGTGGTATTCGATTCATTGCAAGCAGCCACCTCGCGCAATATCGATGTCCTGATCGCCGACACTGCGGGACGTCTACATACCAAATCCAACCTCATGGAGGAGTTGGCGAAGATCAGCCGGGTGATGAAGAAAATCGATCCGGAGGCCCCCCATGAAGTACTATTGGTGGTGGACGCAGGTACGGGACAGAATGCCGTCAATCAAGCCATGCAGTTCAACCAGACCGTTGGCTTGACCGGACTGGTGATCACCAAGCTGGACGGCACGGCAAAGGGCGGTGTGGTTTTTGCCATCGCCGACAAGGTCAAGGTACCGATCCGTTTCATCGGCGTCGGCGAAGCCATAGACGATTTACGTGAATTCGACCCAGACGAATTTGTAGACGCCCTGTTTGAAAACTAA
- a CDS encoding M16 family metallopeptidase — MRRLITGLVLSALCVSYAQAGVVEQQLDNGMKVIVKQDRRAPIAVSQVWYKVGSSYEFGGITGVSHVLEHMMFKGTKNHPPGEFSRIIAANGGDENAFTGRDYTAYFQTMASDRLEVSFELEADRMRNLLLLPEEFAKEVEVVKEERRMRTEDKPQSLTYERFLAGAYESSPYRNPVIGWMADLDSMQVEDLQVWYRKWYAPNNATLVVVGDVEPDKVIALAQRHFGPLKPEQVARPKPRMEPAQRGTIRITVKVPAKQPYMVLGYKTPVVGKADEAWEPYALEMLAYVLDGGSSARLSNNLIRGSKLAVAADASYSAFSRLPGMLVMDAVPAPDTTVDVVEKALLKEVERFKTELVSEDEMGRVRNQIIAAKVYEKDSVFYQAMLLGRLETVGLDWRLADDYVDHLKAVTAEQIRQVAQKYLVEDNLSVAVLEPLPLDDSMAKPVGKGIAHAH; from the coding sequence ATGCGAAGATTAATCACAGGCCTGGTGTTGTCGGCGCTCTGCGTGAGTTACGCGCAGGCGGGTGTTGTGGAACAACAACTCGATAACGGCATGAAGGTGATTGTAAAGCAGGATCGTCGTGCCCCGATCGCGGTCTCCCAGGTCTGGTACAAGGTGGGATCGAGTTACGAATTCGGTGGTATCACCGGTGTTTCCCATGTTCTTGAGCATATGATGTTCAAGGGCACCAAAAACCATCCGCCCGGCGAATTTTCCCGCATCATCGCAGCCAACGGCGGGGATGAAAACGCCTTCACAGGGAGAGACTATACGGCCTATTTTCAGACCATGGCCAGCGACCGGCTGGAGGTCTCGTTCGAACTCGAGGCGGATCGTATGCGCAACCTGCTGTTGCTTCCCGAAGAGTTTGCAAAGGAGGTCGAGGTGGTTAAAGAGGAGCGACGGATGCGCACCGAAGACAAGCCCCAGTCCCTGACCTATGAACGCTTTCTGGCCGGTGCCTATGAGAGTTCCCCCTATCGCAATCCCGTGATTGGCTGGATGGCGGATCTGGATTCCATGCAGGTGGAGGATCTGCAGGTCTGGTACCGCAAGTGGTATGCGCCGAACAACGCCACCCTGGTAGTGGTGGGTGATGTGGAACCCGACAAGGTAATCGCGCTGGCGCAACGCCATTTCGGTCCCCTCAAGCCGGAACAGGTGGCGCGACCCAAACCGCGTATGGAGCCGGCTCAGCGCGGCACTATACGGATCACGGTAAAGGTGCCCGCAAAGCAACCCTATATGGTGCTGGGTTATAAAACACCTGTGGTGGGCAAGGCCGATGAGGCCTGGGAGCCCTATGCCCTGGAGATGCTCGCCTATGTGCTGGACGGCGGCAGCAGTGCCCGTCTCAGCAACAACCTGATTCGCGGCAGCAAGCTGGCGGTTGCGGCAGATGCCAGTTACAGCGCCTTTTCCCGACTCCCGGGGATGCTGGTGATGGATGCGGTACCGGCTCCGGATACAACTGTCGATGTGGTTGAAAAGGCCCTGCTGAAGGAGGTTGAACGGTTCAAAACGGAGCTGGTCAGCGAGGATGAGATGGGACGGGTACGCAATCAGATTATCGCCGCCAAGGTGTATGAGAAGGATTCGGTTTTCTATCAAGCAATGCTGTTGGGGCGGTTGGAGACAGTGGGGCTCGATTGGCGTCTGGCGGATGATTATGTGGATCATTTAAAGGCCGTAACCGCGGAGCAGATCAGGCAGGTCGCGCAGAAGTATCTGGTTGAGGACAACCTCAGCGTTGCGGTATTGGAGCCACTGCCACTGGATGATTCGATGGCCAAACCCGTAGGTAAGGGGATTGCACATGCTCACTAA
- a CDS encoding YfhL family 4Fe-4S dicluster ferredoxin, with translation MALIITDECINCDVCEPECPNGAITQGDEIYEIEPDLCTECVGHYDTSQCVEVCPVDCIPKDPDHEESYEQLYAKYLKITGESE, from the coding sequence ATGGCGTTAATAATCACTGACGAGTGCATCAACTGTGATGTCTGTGAGCCTGAATGCCCAAATGGTGCCATCACTCAGGGTGATGAGATCTACGAGATCGAGCCGGATCTCTGTACCGAATGTGTCGGACACTACGATACCTCACAGTGTGTCGAGGTGTGTCCGGTGGACTGTATTCCCAAGGATCCCGATCATGAGGAGAGCTATGAGCAGTTGTACGCCAAATACCTCAAGATCACCGGCGAATCCGAATAG
- a CDS encoding M16 family metallopeptidase has translation MVFCSGLLLAGWAAAAPQIETWQTANGAKVLFVEAPEIEMVDVRIVFDAGSARDGGKQGVTSFTNSLLSEGAGDWSAYQIAERIEGVGAQLETGSLRDMAWVSVRTLTESKALSTTLETLAAVVAEPRFADEDIERQRQSILAGLVQDEQSPGSLGKKRLYQLVFGDHPYAGDPGGSIESVKAITRKDIVATHKRLYVAKNALVAIVGAVSRQQAKSIADRVTGGLEPGQVVPKLPPVRPLQDAVDEQIPFPSTQSHLYIGQPGMRRGDPDYFTLYVGNHILGGSGLVSLLSHEVREKRGLSYSVYSFFLPMRQIGLFQMGLQTKNDQAGEALQVVRETLERFIKEGPTEEELEAAKQNITGGFPLRIASNGKIVEYLAVIGFYDLPLDYLDNFTDKVTAVTRKQIQDAFQRRIDPDRLVRVQVGRITPLAQVSKQSDADSSK, from the coding sequence ATGGTTTTCTGCAGTGGTCTGCTGCTGGCTGGCTGGGCAGCAGCCGCGCCGCAAATTGAAACCTGGCAGACGGCAAACGGGGCAAAGGTGCTGTTCGTCGAAGCGCCCGAGATCGAGATGGTGGATGTGCGCATCGTCTTCGATGCAGGCAGCGCCAGAGATGGCGGCAAACAGGGCGTCACCTCATTCACCAACAGCCTGTTGAGCGAAGGCGCCGGCGATTGGAGCGCCTACCAGATCGCCGAACGTATCGAGGGTGTGGGGGCGCAGCTCGAAACCGGGTCGTTAAGGGATATGGCATGGGTTTCGGTGCGCACGTTGACTGAATCCAAGGCGCTCTCCACAACCCTTGAGACATTGGCCGCGGTGGTCGCCGAGCCCCGATTTGCCGATGAAGATATCGAGCGGCAACGCCAGTCCATCCTGGCGGGTCTGGTCCAGGACGAGCAGTCCCCCGGCAGTCTGGGTAAAAAACGGCTCTATCAGCTGGTCTTCGGGGATCATCCCTATGCCGGTGATCCCGGGGGGAGCATCGAGTCGGTAAAGGCCATAACCCGCAAGGATATTGTGGCTACTCACAAGCGGCTCTATGTGGCAAAGAATGCCCTGGTGGCGATTGTCGGAGCGGTCAGCAGGCAACAGGCCAAGTCGATTGCAGATCGGGTGACAGGCGGACTCGAGCCGGGGCAAGTGGTGCCGAAACTGCCCCCCGTTAGACCACTGCAGGACGCTGTCGATGAGCAGATTCCGTTTCCCTCGACCCAGTCCCATCTCTACATCGGACAGCCAGGCATGCGCCGTGGCGACCCGGACTATTTCACCCTCTATGTGGGTAATCACATCCTGGGTGGCAGCGGCTTGGTCTCTCTCCTCAGCCATGAGGTTCGGGAGAAGCGTGGTTTGAGCTACAGTGTCTACAGCTTTTTCCTGCCGATGCGCCAGATCGGGCTGTTCCAGATGGGGCTGCAGACCAAGAACGATCAGGCCGGCGAGGCACTGCAGGTCGTCAGGGAAACCCTTGAGCGTTTTATCAAAGAGGGGCCGACCGAAGAGGAACTGGAAGCGGCGAAGCAGAATATCACCGGTGGATTTCCGCTGCGCATCGCTTCCAACGGTAAGATCGTAGAGTACCTGGCAGTCATCGGCTTTTACGATCTGCCTCTCGACTATCTGGACAACTTCACCGATAAGGTGACTGCCGTGACCCGCAAACAGATTCAGGATGCATTCCAGCGTCGGATCGATCCCGACCGGCTGGTCAGGGTGCAGGTAGGACGCATCACACCTTTGGCTCAAGTCTCCAAACAATCAGACGCTGATAGCAGCAAGTGA
- a CDS encoding TMEM165/GDT1 family protein: MDFKILATVFTVVFIAELGDKTQLATMLFAADKDVSKFTVFIGASLALILASGIGVLAGALLSQYISEKHLHYIAGFGFVAIGVWTLIKA, from the coding sequence TTGGATTTTAAAATTCTGGCTACGGTTTTCACCGTTGTTTTCATTGCAGAACTTGGGGACAAGACCCAGTTGGCTACCATGCTTTTTGCAGCAGACAAAGATGTAAGTAAATTTACGGTATTTATTGGGGCCTCCCTGGCGTTGATTCTTGCATCTGGAATCGGGGTACTAGCTGGTGCCCTGCTATCACAATATATCAGTGAAAAACATCTCCATTACATCGCCGGTTTCGGATTTGTTGCAATAGGGGTTTGGACACTCATAAAAGCATAA
- a CDS encoding L,D-transpeptidase family protein: MKLLLTLLLSMCTLGIARAVTFDLPSEGDDVVGQIFMLTTRYEETFSDIARTYDIGYRQMVAANPDVDPWLPGEGSEIVIPQQYVLPPGPRKGLVINLAELRLYYFPQDRPVVITYPIGIGREGWSTPTGETTIIGKKKNPSWTVPESILQEHEEEGDPLPPVVPPGPDNPLGNRAIYLGMNGYLLHGTNKPYGVGMRVSHGCIRLYPENVEHFFEEVDIGAPVRIIDKPFKAGWQKGELYVQVHPPLSEYVEQRGNNYTELVNAVIGKLGEDKRRPDWDQLHSFIEQKTGIPMPLYLWRENAVADGN, encoded by the coding sequence TTGAAATTGTTATTAACATTGCTGTTGAGTATGTGCACCCTGGGAATCGCCCGGGCCGTCACTTTTGATCTGCCTTCCGAGGGAGATGATGTGGTGGGACAGATCTTTATGCTGACCACGCGCTATGAAGAGACATTCTCCGATATCGCACGCACCTATGACATCGGCTATCGGCAGATGGTCGCGGCCAATCCCGATGTGGACCCGTGGCTGCCTGGAGAAGGCTCGGAAATCGTCATACCCCAGCAGTATGTCCTGCCCCCGGGACCTCGTAAGGGACTGGTCATCAACCTGGCGGAACTGCGCCTCTACTATTTTCCGCAAGACCGCCCCGTGGTAATCACCTACCCGATCGGCATAGGTCGAGAAGGTTGGAGCACCCCTACCGGCGAGACCACCATCATCGGCAAGAAGAAGAATCCGAGTTGGACTGTGCCGGAATCGATCCTTCAAGAGCATGAAGAGGAAGGTGATCCACTACCGCCCGTTGTACCACCCGGTCCCGATAACCCATTGGGAAATCGTGCCATCTACCTGGGCATGAACGGCTATCTGTTACATGGCACAAACAAGCCTTATGGTGTTGGGATGCGGGTCAGTCACGGTTGTATCCGCCTCTACCCTGAAAATGTCGAACACTTTTTTGAGGAAGTGGATATTGGCGCCCCGGTCAGAATTATCGACAAACCCTTTAAAGCCGGCTGGCAGAAGGGTGAGCTCTATGTCCAGGTACATCCACCATTGTCCGAGTATGTCGAACAACGAGGCAACAACTACACCGAGTTGGTGAATGCGGTGATCGGGAAGTTGGGCGAGGATAAGCGTCGGCCGGACTGGGATCAGCTGCACAGTTTCATTGAACAGAAGACCGGTATACCCATGCCACTTTACCTGTGGCGGGAGAATGCCGTCGCGGACGGCAATTAA
- a CDS encoding Lpp/OprI family alanine-zipper lipoprotein gives MKTTMMKTAAMILTVGLFAGCATNNGLQEDVANAQAAADAAMKAAKEAQLDAATAQGTADAALKAANSAKDAAEACSERCGRMSEKAMAK, from the coding sequence ATGAAAACCACCATGATGAAAACCGCCGCAATGATTCTTACTGTTGGCTTGTTCGCAGGTTGTGCGACAAACAACGGTCTGCAAGAGGACGTCGCCAACGCACAGGCTGCTGCCGATGCTGCCATGAAAGCAGCCAAAGAGGCGCAACTGGATGCAGCCACCGCTCAAGGTACTGCTGATGCGGCTCTGAAGGCAGCCAACTCCGCCAAAGACGCCGCTGAAGCTTGTAGCGAGCGTTGTGGCCGTATGTCTGAGAAAGCAATGGCCAAATAA
- a CDS encoding ParA family protein — MRRIALINQKGGVGKTTITTNLGHALALAGHRVTVIDLDPQGQLASSYGIFRAPAKGIDQVMLKSQDPASVKQGIRDMLTLIPAGNRLQEIEYLHDGGASRARLLQQALDGVLDDQAFVLFDCPPSSGLLVANAIFAADEALIPVSGDHMSLNGLAKMLITIKKFEPYLDKPLRKWIALNRYFPRRRLSREVSEKLRKHFPDQLVNTPIREAAVIAECPGIGRTIFEYKPGSQSAKEFQTLATELLEGDPG, encoded by the coding sequence ATGCGACGAATTGCGTTAATCAATCAAAAAGGTGGTGTGGGAAAGACCACGATTACCACAAATTTGGGGCATGCGCTGGCGCTTGCCGGTCACAGGGTCACTGTGATCGATCTGGATCCGCAGGGACAGCTGGCGTCCAGCTATGGTATCTTTCGCGCGCCTGCGAAGGGGATCGATCAAGTGATGTTGAAGTCGCAGGATCCGGCTTCGGTGAAACAGGGGATCAGGGATATGCTGACATTGATTCCCGCCGGCAATCGTTTACAAGAGATCGAGTATCTGCATGACGGGGGCGCATCTAGGGCCCGGCTATTGCAGCAGGCACTGGACGGTGTATTGGATGATCAGGCATTTGTCCTCTTCGATTGTCCACCTTCGTCGGGATTGTTGGTGGCGAACGCCATCTTTGCCGCCGATGAAGCGCTGATTCCGGTAAGCGGTGATCACATGTCATTGAACGGATTGGCCAAGATGCTGATCACCATAAAGAAGTTCGAACCCTACCTGGATAAACCGTTGCGCAAATGGATTGCATTAAATCGCTACTTTCCCCGCAGACGGCTCTCCAGGGAGGTTTCTGAGAAGCTGAGGAAGCACTTTCCCGATCAGCTGGTCAACACCCCGATACGGGAAGCGGCAGTGATTGCAGAATGCCCGGGCATCGGGCGCACTATCTTCGAATACAAGCCAGGCAGTCAATCGGCGAAGGAGTTTCAGACGCTGGCAACGGAGTTGCTTGAGGGCGATCCCGGGTAA
- the rsmD gene encoding 16S rRNA (guanine(966)-N(2))-methyltransferase RsmD yields MKSPQTAFQVRIIGGMHRGRRLQFADMPGLRPTGDRIRETLFNWLQPYIEGARCLDLFAGSGALGLEAASRGASEVVMLDTAMAVVRQLAENKRLLGLDQVSVVRADALQWLEQDATPFDIVFLDPPFVGNLLEPLCQRLSMGWLADGAHIYLEDTASRDMPTLPEGWELRKRKSAGQVHYGLAYAPLPG; encoded by the coding sequence GTGAAGTCACCTCAAACGGCTTTTCAGGTGAGAATCATTGGTGGCATGCATCGTGGTCGGCGGCTGCAATTTGCCGACATGCCGGGCTTGCGACCGACGGGAGATCGCATACGCGAGACCCTGTTCAACTGGTTGCAGCCCTATATTGAGGGCGCCCGCTGCCTCGATCTGTTCGCCGGCAGCGGTGCGTTGGGTCTGGAGGCCGCCTCCCGTGGCGCATCCGAGGTGGTGATGCTCGATACCGCCATGGCGGTGGTCAGACAGTTGGCTGAGAACAAGCGTCTACTGGGTCTCGACCAGGTCTCGGTTGTCAGGGCGGATGCATTGCAATGGTTGGAGCAGGATGCGACACCCTTCGATATCGTTTTCCTGGATCCGCCTTTCGTCGGTAACCTGCTGGAACCCTTGTGCCAGCGGCTGAGTATGGGATGGCTGGCGGATGGAGCCCATATCTACTTGGAAGATACCGCTTCCCGCGACATGCCGACCCTGCCCGAAGGTTGGGAGTTGAGGAAACGGAAATCAGCCGGTCAGGTGCACTATGGTCTGGCTTATGCCCCGCTCCCGGGCTGA